The Candidatus Dormiibacterota bacterium sequence TCCAGAGTGGAGGTGACCGCCCCGCCGACCTGCACCCCGGTGGCGAACCCGGCGCCGTACATGGCGGCCGCGTCCGGGACGAACGCGGCGTGCGCCCCCTCGGCGGCGAGCATGGCGAGGTCGGCGCGGAGCGTCCGCGGGTAGCGGGCGAGGTCGTCGCCGGAGGTGAACTGCGCCGGGTTGACGAAGATGCTGACCACCACCCGGTCGCACTCGTCTCCGGCCCGGGCGATCAGGCTGCGGTGGCCGGCGTGGAGGGCGCCCATCGTGGGCACCAGGGCGACGCTGAGGCCGGCGGCCCGCCAGCGCTCCGACTGGAGGCGGAGCGCCCCGGGGGTGGCGAGGACCCGCGGCGCGTCGGCGAGATCGTGCATGGCGTCTCTCAGTGGTAGCTGTGGGCGTCGTCGGGGAAGGCCCCCGAGGCGACGTCGGCGGCGAAGGCGGTGAGCGCGTCGACGGCCTGAGCGCCGAGGTTGGCGTAGGCGCGGACGAACTTGGGCATCGGGTCCTGGGTGAGGCCGAGCAGATCGTGGACGACCAGAACCTGGGCGTCGCAGTCGGGGCCGGCGCCGATCCCGATCGTGGGGATGCGCAGCGTCGCGGTCACCTCGGCGCCCAGGTCCCGCGGCACCCCCTCGAGGACGAGCGAGAAGGCGCCCGCCTCCTGAAGGGCGATGGCATCGTCGAGGATGCGCCGGCGGTCGTCGCCGCTGCGGCCCTGGACCCGCATCCCGCCGAGGGAGTTGACGAACTGCGGGGTGAGCCCGAGGTGGCCCATCACCGGGATCCCGCGCTCGACCAGGTGGGCGGCGAGCGCCACCACGCGGCCGCCCCCCTCCACCTTCACCGCGTTCATCCCCGCCTTGAGGAAGGCGGCGGCGTTGTGCACCGCCTCGGCGTCGGAGGCGTGGTAGGCGCCGAAGGGCATGTCGCCCACCAGCAGCCGCGCCGGGGCGCCCCGGGCGACGGCGCGGGCGTGATGGAGCATCTCCTCCATGGTCACCGGCAGGGTGCTCGAGTAGCCGAGCATCAGACCGCCGAGCGAGTCGCCGACCAGCAGGACGGGGATGCCGGCGGCGTCGAGGATGCGCGCCGTGGTGTAGTCGTACGCGGTGACGACGGCGAACCGCCGGCCCTCGCGCTTGCAGGTCTGGAGGTCGTGGACGGTGACCGGGCGGCCGCCGGCGGCCACCTCAGGCCGGCGCCGAGACGGGGGCGAGCCCGGCGAGGCCGGCGTGCACCCGCCGGGCCCTGCCCGCCCGGCGGCGCCCTCCCGACGGTGAGCCGGCCGCGGCCAGCACCGCCGCGACCTCCTCCCGACCGGTGCCGCCGGCGGTGCGCAGGGTCTCGCTGGCGAGGTCGCGGTAGAGCCGCCGGGTGGCGGGGTCGCGGCGCAGCGCCTCGAGGTGACGGTCGACGGTGGCTGCGTCGTTGCGCACCACCGGGCCGGTGAGCGCCGAGCGCACCCCCAGCCGGCGGACGTTGCGCGCCGCCCCCTCGAGCAGGCTGGCCAGCGCCTCGCCGGCGATGTCGGCGTCCACGCCGGCGCTCTCCAGCAGCGCGGCGGCCCGGGCCAGCAGCGCCAGCGGGGCGTTGCCGGCGAGCACCGCGGCGGCGTGATAGAGAACGCGCCCGCCCGCGGGGACCGCGAAGGGGATGCCGCCGAGGTCGCCGACCAGCCGCTCCAGCACCGGCCGCAGCCGCTCGTCGGCCTCGATCGCGAAGTAGCTGCCCCTGAGCGCGCCGGCGGCGTCGCCCCCGGTCAGCGACTGCAGCGGGTGCACGCTGCCCACCGCCCCGGCGGCGTGGCGGGCGGCGGCGAGGACGGCGGCGGGGTGGGCGCCGCTGCAGTGCACCAGGCCGCGGCCCCCGAGCGAGGCGCCGCTGGCCGCGATCGTCGCCGCCACCCGGGTGATCTCGGAGTCGGGGACGGTGAGCAGGATGAGGTCGGCGTGGCGGGTGGCCGCCACCGCGGAATCGACCACCCGGGCGCCGACCCGCGCGGCGAGGGCGTGGGCGTGCTCGGGGGTGCGGCTGGTCACCGCGGTGATCGCGTACCCGGCCCGGTGGGCGGCGAGGGCGAGGGCGGAGCCGCAGCGGCCGGCGCCGACCACCGCGATCCGCGGGCGTACCGGGGGCGACCCGGCGGCGGGGCGCACGGCGTCCACGATTGCGGTGGGGACCCGGTCCCGCACGGGGGCGCGTCTCACGTCTCGGTCACCTCGTGATCCAAGCGTCGCGGTGCGCCTCCGCCCGGGTGGGGAGGGTGACGGCGGCCGTCCGGAGCTCCTCGCGGCGCCACCGGGCGTCCACGGGAGAGGGCGGTCGCCACCTCCTCGACACGAGGTGTGCGCGCCCAGATGGTACCGCTAGTGGCCCGGCGCGCTCATTCCGTCACCGACTCCGAGGGGTCCGCCGCGCGGCCGCGGCGGCCGGGTCACATCCCGGCGGCGGCGGTCGGGGCCGAGTCGACCCGGTGGAGCAGATCGGCCTGCTCGATGATCCGGTCCATCTCCATCGCGTCCATCGTCTCGATCTCGACCAGCCGGGCGGCGAGGGCGCGGAGCACGTGCTCGCGCTCGCGGAGCACCTGCTTGGCGAGCATGAAGGCGCTGTCGACGAGGTGGTGGATCTCCTGGTCGATCTCGCTGGCGACCTCCTCGGAGTAGTTGCGCTGCTCGCCGAGGTCGCGACCGAGGAAGACCAGCTCCTCCTTGGTGCCGAAGGCGAGCGGGCCGAGCTTGTCGCTCATGCCCCACTCGGTGACCATCTTGCGAGCCAGCGAGGTGGCCTTGCGGATGTCGTCCTGGGCACCGGTGGTGATGTTCTTCTCGCCGAGGATCAGCTCCTCCGCGCAGCGGCCGCCGAGGATGCCGGCGAGCTGATCGGCCAGCTCGGCCTTGCTCACCAGGTACTTGTCCTCCTGGGGCAGGCTCAGCGTCCAGCCCAGCGCCATGCCGCGGCTCACGATGCTGATCTTGTGGACCGGGTCGGTGTGCGGCAGCGTCCGCATCACCAGCGCGTGGCCCATCTCGTGGAAGGCGATGGTCGTCTTCTCCTTCTCGGAGATCATCCGGCTCTTCCGCTCCGGGCCGGCGATGACCCGGGCGATCGCCTCCTCGAGGTCCTTCATGGTGATCAGCTTCCGGTTGTTCCGCGCCGCCAGGATCGCCGCCTCGTTGATGAGGTTCGACAGGTCGGCGCCGGAGAAGCCGGGGGTCTGCTTGGCGAGCACCTCGAGCAGCACCGACGAGTCCAGCGGCTTGTTGCGCGCATGCACCTCGAGAATGGCGCGGCGGCCGCGGATGTCGGGGCGGTCGAGGGTGACGTGCCGGTCGAAGCGGCCCGGACGGAGCAGGGCGGGGTCGAGCACGTCGGGCCGGTTGGTGGCCGCGATGACGATGACGTGGGTGCTGGTCTCGAAGCCGTCCATCTCGACGAGCAGCTGGTTCAGGGTCTGCTCGCGCTCGTCGTGGCCGCCGCCGAGGCCGGCGCCGCGCTGGCGGCCGACGGCGTCGATCTCGTCCACGAAGACGATGCAGGGGCTGTTCTTCTTGGCCTGGTCGAAGAGGTCGCGGACGCGGCTGGCGCCGACGCCGACGAACATCTCCACGAACTCGGAGCCGCTGATGCTGAAGAAGGGGACGCCGGCCTCGCCGGCCACCGCCTTGCTCAGCAGCGTCTTGCCGGTGCCGGGAGGGCCGACCAGGAGCACGCCCTTGGGGATGCGCGCGCCGACCGCGGTGAACTTGTCCGGGTACTTCAAAAACTCGACGATCTCGGTGAGCTCGATCTTCGCCTCCTCGACGCCGGCGACGTCGTTGAAGGTGATCTGCGGCTTGTCACCGGCCAGCAGACGGGCACGGCTGCGCCCGAAGGAGAGGGCCTGGTTGTTCCCGCTCTGGGTCTGTCGGAGCATGTACCACATGAACCCGCCGATCACGACGAGCAGGAAGAGGTTAGGAAGGATGATGCTCCACAACAGATTGCCCCCGCTGGGTGGGTCGGCTTTGTAATTGGTGTAGCCGTGGTTGCCGAAGTATCCCGCGATGTCCGAGTTCTGGGGAGTCGCGGTGTGGATCTTCTCGTTGTTGGCGGTGTACCAGGTGACGCTCTGGCCGTCGCCGTCGATGATCGTCTGGTGGTTCTTGTCGGTCGAGATGGTGGTGCCGGGTTCGCAGCCGGTCGCGCCGCCGCTCGGCTGTGCGCACAGGACCGCCCGCTGGAGCTCGCCGAGAGTGCGGTCGGCGGGGCTGGTGCTCGGGAAGCTCCGGTAGGCCAGGACGGCCACCATGATGATCGCGGTGACGAGGAGGAAGTAGACGAGAGGACGCCTCTGGCCAGTCATGGGGGGCAGTCTAGCATGGGGTCGGAAACCGCCCGATGGGCACGATGCGGCTCCGTGGTGGGTCCGTCACCGGCGCGTTCCTCACTTCGGGTGAGGTCCCCTTCGACGAGAACGCGGCGCTGGCCCTCGGCGAGGGCGACCAGCCTCCGCCGCGCCGCGGGGAACACCTCCTCGAGAGCCGGGATGAGCTCCTCACGCACCCTGGTGCGCAGGAACCGGGGATCCCGGTTCGATGGATCGTCGAGGGGGTCGAGGCCGAGCGCGGCGCAGTAGGCGACGGTGTCCCGCCGCCAGAGCCGGAGCAGCGGCCGGACCAGCGGCCCGGTCCGCGGCGCCATCCCGGTCAGGGCGCGCGGGGTGGCCCCGCTCAGCGCCCGCATCAGCACGGTCTCGGCCTGGTCGTCGGCGGTGTGCCCGAGGGCGACGGCGCCCGCCCCGCGCTCGACCGCGAGCCCGCGGAGGGCGGCGTGCCGGGCCCGGCGGGCGGCGTCCTGGAGCGAGCCCCCCGGCTCCACCATCACCCGCAGCCGGGCGAAGTCGAGGCCGCGTCGCCCGGCGGCCACGGCGACGGCGTCCGCCTCCGCCGCCGACCCCTCGCGCAGCCCGTGGTCGACGTGGGCGACGACCAGGTGCAGCCGCCGGGGCGGGGCGAGGCGGGCGAGGCCGTCGAGGAGCGTCAGCGAGTCGGGCCCGCCGCTGCAGGCCACCAGCACCGTCTCCCCCGGCTCGATCAGCCGCTCGCGGTCGAGCGCCCGGGCGAGCTCGCGCCGCACCCTCGCGACCGCCGGGACGCGCTCCGGCCCGCTGAGCCGCGAGGCGGTACCTGGAGTCGAACCAGGGACATAGCGGGTATGAGCCGCCTGCTCTGCCAACTGAGCTATACCGCCCGGGAGAGTCCGCCGGCGCGCGGCGCGCGGCCGTGGCGGAGGGAGTGGTTGCGGCGGTTGGATTCGAACCAACGACCTTCGGGTTATGAGCCCGACGAGCTGCCACTGCTCCACGCCGCCCACGCAGTTTACCCGACGCGGCTTTTGCCGCGTCGGGCTGCCGGGGCGGCGTGGAGCTCTCCCGCGGGGGGGCCGGCCATGGTCTCCGGGATCCGCCGCGTCAGCGGCGCGGGACCGTGAACTGCATCGGTGTGGGGCCGGGGGACGGCGCCGCGGCGGCGGCGGGGGCCGCGGGGGCCGCGGCGGTCGCGGCGGGGGCGGGGGGTGCGCCGGCAGGACGGGGGGTGGGACTCGGGACGCCGGGGAGGGGGCCCGGGTCGACGCCGCCCTCGGCGGGGACCCTGGCGCCGGGGGTGGCGATCACGAAGAGGCGGTCGCCGGGACGGATGTAGCCGAGGCGGCGCGCCTCCTCCTCGAGCCAGCCGCTCGAGCTCGCCGACGCC is a genomic window containing:
- the panB gene encoding 3-methyl-2-oxobutanoate hydroxymethyltransferase gives rise to the protein MAAGGRPVTVHDLQTCKREGRRFAVVTAYDYTTARILDAAGIPVLLVGDSLGGLMLGYSSTLPVTMEEMLHHARAVARGAPARLLVGDMPFGAYHASDAEAVHNAAAFLKAGMNAVKVEGGGRVVALAAHLVERGIPVMGHLGLTPQFVNSLGGMRVQGRSGDDRRRILDDAIALQEAGAFSLVLEGVPRDLGAEVTATLRIPTIGIGAGPDCDAQVLVVHDLLGLTQDPMPKFVRAYANLGAQAVDALTAFAADVASGAFPDDAHSYH
- a CDS encoding DUF2520 domain-containing protein, with translation MRRAPVRDRVPTAIVDAVRPAAGSPPVRPRIAVVGAGRCGSALALAAHRAGYAITAVTSRTPEHAHALAARVGARVVDSAVAATRHADLILLTVPDSEITRVAATIAASGASLGGRGLVHCSGAHPAAVLAAARHAAGAVGSVHPLQSLTGGDAAGALRGSYFAIEADERLRPVLERLVGDLGGIPFAVPAGGRVLYHAAAVLAGNAPLALLARAAALLESAGVDADIAGEALASLLEGAARNVRRLGVRSALTGPVVRNDAATVDRHLEALRRDPATRRLYRDLASETLRTAGGTGREEVAAVLAAAGSPSGGRRRAGRARRVHAGLAGLAPVSAPA
- the ftsH gene encoding ATP-dependent zinc metalloprotease FtsH, with the protein product MTGQRRPLVYFLLVTAIIMVAVLAYRSFPSTSPADRTLGELQRAVLCAQPSGGATGCEPGTTISTDKNHQTIIDGDGQSVTWYTANNEKIHTATPQNSDIAGYFGNHGYTNYKADPPSGGNLLWSIILPNLFLLVVIGGFMWYMLRQTQSGNNQALSFGRSRARLLAGDKPQITFNDVAGVEEAKIELTEIVEFLKYPDKFTAVGARIPKGVLLVGPPGTGKTLLSKAVAGEAGVPFFSISGSEFVEMFVGVGASRVRDLFDQAKKNSPCIVFVDEIDAVGRQRGAGLGGGHDEREQTLNQLLVEMDGFETSTHVIVIAATNRPDVLDPALLRPGRFDRHVTLDRPDIRGRRAILEVHARNKPLDSSVLLEVLAKQTPGFSGADLSNLINEAAILAARNNRKLITMKDLEEAIARVIAGPERKSRMISEKEKTTIAFHEMGHALVMRTLPHTDPVHKISIVSRGMALGWTLSLPQEDKYLVSKAELADQLAGILGGRCAEELILGEKNITTGAQDDIRKATSLARKMVTEWGMSDKLGPLAFGTKEELVFLGRDLGEQRNYSEEVASEIDQEIHHLVDSAFMLAKQVLREREHVLRALAARLVEIETMDAMEMDRIIEQADLLHRVDSAPTAAAGM
- the tilS gene encoding tRNA lysidine(34) synthetase TilS; this translates as MRRELARALDRERLIEPGETVLVACSGGPDSLTLLDGLARLAPPRRLHLVVAHVDHGLREGSAAEADAVAVAAGRRGLDFARLRVMVEPGGSLQDAARRARHAALRGLAVERGAGAVALGHTADDQAETVLMRALSGATPRALTGMAPRTGPLVRPLLRLWRRDTVAYCAALGLDPLDDPSNRDPRFLRTRVREELIPALEEVFPAARRRLVALAEGQRRVLVEGDLTRSEERAGDGPTTEPHRAHRAVSDPMLDCPP